Proteins encoded by one window of Corynebacterium amycolatum:
- a CDS encoding DNA primase family protein — protein sequence MFSSSTSLDNADVLYRQVFKVDGYATLFRKECGDYYLWSDGVWADCRRSRAESVLANRLVNARVRAIRPPLTGGGAGSALDDPQEREEQQSLEWSASKVVALVDGMGQLHPYEEQDLETSQRYIGMANGMYDVDTGELLDWSPRFGNEWRLPFDYQPEATCPTFDSYLDSITEGLPQTKRFLLQWLGYLVSGRTDLQKGVYLMGATRSGKSTFADVCAALVGESNTAAPRGDVGQFSTKQWEGKSLVAFSDVRSVNDPRKLAEILLQVIGNDRVTVEGKGKDERTVRLHSRVMVCSNTAIPIYDIAGVAQNRFIGVYLPISFRGKEDSDLGRRIAAEMPGIFNRALDGLADLEKQGTFTEPEQHGYVMDQLRIAGSAVSEFYSEALEAAGIEHVLSVQDIRTALDAYLTRQGITKVPREEKTLNGIEGRCAQLDYEVSKPKDDDGKSWRCVSGVKFTAQFATYRTTHSDNAERARNAQARRGDKPNMQPRDEKAGHPAQLQLN from the coding sequence GTGTTCAGCTCGTCTACCAGTCTCGATAATGCCGATGTACTCTACCGGCAGGTTTTTAAGGTTGATGGGTACGCCACTCTGTTCCGCAAGGAGTGCGGGGATTATTACTTGTGGTCTGATGGGGTTTGGGCTGACTGTCGTCGCAGTCGCGCGGAATCAGTACTAGCCAACCGGCTTGTTAATGCCCGTGTCCGCGCGATTCGGCCACCCTTGACGGGCGGGGGCGCAGGGTCGGCGCTCGATGATCCGCAGGAGCGGGAAGAGCAGCAGTCCCTAGAGTGGTCGGCGTCTAAGGTAGTCGCACTCGTTGACGGCATGGGGCAGCTCCACCCGTATGAAGAGCAGGATCTGGAAACCTCGCAGCGCTATATTGGTATGGCTAATGGCATGTACGACGTGGACACGGGGGAACTGCTGGACTGGTCTCCTCGGTTTGGTAATGAGTGGCGACTTCCGTTCGACTACCAACCCGAAGCTACGTGCCCAACGTTCGATAGCTACCTGGACTCGATAACGGAGGGCCTGCCACAAACGAAGAGGTTCCTACTGCAGTGGCTCGGCTATCTCGTATCCGGGCGGACGGACCTGCAAAAGGGTGTGTACTTGATGGGTGCAACCCGCTCGGGTAAGTCAACGTTCGCAGATGTATGCGCGGCATTGGTTGGGGAATCTAACACGGCGGCACCACGCGGAGACGTGGGGCAGTTCTCTACAAAGCAGTGGGAGGGTAAAAGCCTGGTGGCGTTTTCCGATGTCCGCAGCGTCAACGACCCCCGCAAGCTCGCTGAGATCCTGTTGCAGGTTATTGGCAATGATCGGGTGACCGTGGAGGGTAAAGGCAAAGATGAACGCACCGTTCGGCTCCATTCGCGGGTGATGGTCTGCTCCAATACTGCAATCCCTATTTACGATATTGCCGGGGTTGCCCAAAACAGGTTCATTGGCGTGTACCTGCCTATCTCATTTAGGGGCAAAGAAGATAGCGACCTGGGGCGGCGTATCGCGGCGGAAATGCCCGGCATTTTTAACCGCGCCCTCGATGGGCTGGCAGACCTCGAAAAGCAAGGAACATTCACTGAACCGGAACAACATGGCTACGTCATGGACCAACTGCGGATTGCAGGGTCAGCCGTTTCAGAGTTCTACAGCGAAGCGCTGGAAGCTGCTGGCATTGAGCATGTGCTGAGTGTGCAAGACATTAGAACCGCACTCGACGCATACCTCACAAGGCAGGGAATCACTAAGGTTCCACGGGAGGAAAAGACTCTCAACGGCATCGAAGGGCGCTGTGCCCAATTGGACTATGAAGTCTCCAAACCTAAAGACGATGACGGAAAGAGTTGGCGCTGTGTCTCGGGCGTGAAGTTCACAGCACAGTTCGCCACCTATCGCACGACCCACAGCGACAACGCGGAGCGTGCTCGAAACGCACAGGCGCGCAGGGGCGACAAACCCAACATGCAACCACGAGACGAAAAAGCCGGTCACCCCGCACAGCTACAGCTGAATTAG
- a CDS encoding helix-turn-helix domain-containing protein translates to METSSKWVKVSEIANEYGLTKTTVYNLVRDGKIEASYITKRQLRINRDSMQAHVKANAA, encoded by the coding sequence GTGGAAACATCATCTAAATGGGTTAAAGTTTCCGAAATTGCGAACGAATACGGCCTAACTAAAACAACCGTCTACAACCTCGTTCGTGACGGAAAAATCGAAGCTAGCTACATCACGAAACGACAGCTCCGCATCAACCGCGACTCTATGCAAGCGCACGTCAAAGCAAACGCCGCATAA
- a CDS encoding tyrosine-type recombinase/integrase, translated as MARRTKGLTPLPSGNVRARYQHKGRTYYKTFPNMEQARAWRSKELTLIHDDVWTPPAEREGRKKRTGLTVAEYFETLPTKRNWEPTTERGYRSMFTNDIAPTFGEMHLAAITRAEVRKWYDSMVKANKDRKKRNRDVYSLLKTIFSQAVEDELVQVSPVNIPGASTRPSAKKEQEIPTAQEFAKLVAAVPERYRVPTMVAAVCALRIGEWAELRRKDVRRDSATGVMKVHVCRQVREAKGKSGKVVVPFTKTKQDRWVTVPAAIVPALEQHIGTYAGAGRDGLLFPNKEGDWVDRRRFNRMLKAACHEALGHDNIHSHILRHYGGTQFAMAGGTMAETMARLGHTTTSAALRYQHAAEVRDVEVANRMVMPLVAVPDVA; from the coding sequence ATGGCACGCAGAACAAAGGGGCTTACCCCCCTGCCGTCTGGAAACGTCCGGGCACGCTACCAACACAAAGGCCGGACTTACTACAAGACTTTTCCTAACATGGAGCAGGCGAGAGCCTGGCGAAGCAAAGAGCTAACATTAATCCACGATGATGTTTGGACTCCGCCGGCCGAAAGAGAAGGTAGAAAGAAGCGCACCGGGCTAACGGTCGCTGAGTATTTCGAGACCCTGCCAACGAAACGGAATTGGGAACCGACCACAGAACGCGGTTACAGGTCAATGTTCACCAACGACATTGCGCCGACTTTCGGAGAAATGCACCTAGCGGCGATTACACGCGCCGAAGTACGCAAATGGTATGACAGCATGGTCAAGGCCAATAAAGACCGTAAAAAGCGGAATAGGGACGTTTATAGCCTGCTTAAAACGATCTTCTCCCAAGCGGTTGAAGATGAACTTGTCCAAGTCAGCCCCGTGAACATCCCAGGAGCGTCTACGCGACCGTCTGCCAAAAAAGAGCAGGAGATCCCCACGGCACAGGAGTTCGCCAAGCTAGTTGCCGCAGTCCCCGAACGGTATCGAGTCCCCACAATGGTCGCAGCCGTGTGCGCGCTACGCATTGGCGAATGGGCGGAACTTCGCCGAAAAGACGTGCGTAGGGACTCGGCTACAGGGGTTATGAAAGTCCACGTATGCCGACAAGTCCGTGAAGCTAAAGGGAAAAGCGGAAAGGTTGTGGTGCCGTTTACGAAGACCAAACAGGATCGTTGGGTCACAGTACCCGCCGCAATCGTTCCTGCACTTGAACAGCACATTGGCACCTATGCAGGGGCGGGGCGTGACGGTTTACTGTTCCCGAACAAAGAAGGGGACTGGGTAGACCGTCGCCGCTTTAATCGAATGCTCAAGGCCGCATGTCACGAAGCGCTGGGACATGACAATATCCATAGCCACATTCTTCGGCACTATGGCGGTACTCAATTCGCTATGGCGGGCGGCACAATGGCTGAGACTATGGCGAGGTTGGGGCACACAACTACGTCAGCGGCTTTGCGTTATCAGCACGCGGCCGAGGTGCGCGATGTTGAGGTCGCTAACCGCATGGTTATGCCGTTGGTTGCGGTGCCAGACGTAGCGTAA
- a CDS encoding metal-sensitive transcriptional regulator, with translation MSESCCSSQSHSLDDGSCCHDTTDPGYLSEKRRYESRIRRIEGQVRGIGRMIENEEYCIDVLTQISAVNSALKSLALTLLDAHLHHCVVHAAEGGQEELDAKLEEASAAIARLAK, from the coding sequence ATGAGTGAGTCTTGTTGTTCGTCTCAATCGCATTCGCTTGACGACGGTTCTTGCTGCCATGACACCACTGATCCCGGTTATCTTTCGGAGAAGCGGCGTTATGAGTCCCGTATTCGTCGCATTGAGGGGCAGGTTCGTGGCATTGGTCGGATGATTGAGAACGAAGAGTACTGTATCGATGTTTTGACCCAGATTTCGGCGGTGAATTCGGCGTTGAAGTCGTTGGCGTTGACTCTTCTGGATGCTCATCTTCATCACTGTGTGGTGCATGCGGCTGAGGGTGGCCAGGAGGAGTTGGATGCCAAGCTGGAGGAGGCCTCGGCGGCAATCGCTCGGCTGGCTAAGTAA
- a CDS encoding heavy metal translocating P-type ATPase encodes MSEQQLLTLDIPVGGMTCASCANRIQRKLNKLDGVNASVNYATEKAHVEAPADINPQQLIDTIVAAGYTAELPQEESEQEPEAAPEEKDRELQDLRNRVVGAVILTVPVIAMSMIPALQFTNWQWLCLTLSAPVFVWAGWPFHRATLKNLRHGEVTMDTLITMGTTASFLWSVWALFFGRAGLPGLKHEFHLTVTPGDADMNIYLEAMAGIIMFVLLGRYFEKRSKRNAGQALRELMKLGAKEVSVLESSGVEKRLPVEQLRPGVVFVVRPGEKIATDGVVVEGASAVDASMLTGEPMPVEVGPGDEVTGATINTSGRLLVRATRVGSETQLAQMAAMVEAAQTGKAPVQRLADRVSGVFVPAVIAIAVVTLGAWLLTGHGASEAVTAAVAVLIIACPCALGLATPTALLVGTSEGAKAGVLLRGPEVLESARKVDTVVLDKTGTVTTGVMELTEVPPTPENLVPLAASVEAASHHPIAQAIVRAADPDSLLPVSDFRDIPGVGVEGTVDGHRIEVGRSGENSGSGGTVVAVRRDGELLGTLEVSDSVKPTSAAAVAKFREWGVRPILLTGDAAGPAFRVADKVGIAREDVISGVMPEDKVATIEKLQASGASVAMVGDGINDAAALAQADLGMAMGTGTDVAMEAADITLVRGDLLAAADALRLSRRTLRTIRSNLFWAFFYNVLAIPVAALGLLNPMLAGAAMAFSSVFVVGNSLRLRGFLRVKQKVKKE; translated from the coding sequence ATGTCCGAGCAGCAACTTCTCACTCTTGATATCCCCGTCGGCGGGATGACGTGTGCGTCGTGCGCAAACCGTATTCAACGCAAGCTGAACAAACTTGATGGAGTTAACGCGAGCGTGAACTATGCGACCGAGAAGGCGCATGTGGAGGCGCCGGCGGACATCAACCCGCAGCAACTCATCGACACGATCGTGGCGGCAGGTTACACTGCTGAGCTTCCGCAGGAGGAGTCCGAACAGGAACCGGAAGCTGCTCCCGAAGAAAAAGACCGGGAGCTGCAGGACCTGCGCAATCGCGTCGTCGGCGCTGTCATCCTCACGGTTCCCGTCATCGCGATGTCGATGATTCCTGCCCTCCAATTCACTAATTGGCAGTGGCTGTGCCTCACGCTCTCGGCGCCGGTCTTTGTGTGGGCCGGCTGGCCGTTCCATCGCGCGACGCTGAAGAACCTGCGTCATGGTGAAGTCACCATGGACACGCTGATCACCATGGGTACGACCGCCTCGTTCCTCTGGAGCGTCTGGGCGTTGTTCTTCGGGCGCGCCGGGCTGCCGGGGCTTAAGCACGAGTTCCACTTAACGGTCACTCCCGGCGATGCTGATATGAACATCTACCTCGAGGCGATGGCCGGCATCATCATGTTTGTGCTGCTCGGTCGTTATTTCGAGAAGCGTTCTAAGCGCAATGCTGGTCAGGCGCTCCGGGAGTTGATGAAGCTCGGCGCCAAGGAGGTCTCCGTTCTCGAAAGTTCGGGAGTGGAGAAGCGGCTGCCCGTGGAACAGCTCCGCCCGGGAGTGGTGTTCGTCGTTAGGCCTGGTGAGAAGATCGCGACGGATGGCGTTGTCGTGGAGGGTGCGTCGGCGGTGGATGCGTCGATGCTGACCGGAGAGCCGATGCCTGTCGAGGTCGGCCCTGGCGATGAGGTGACAGGGGCGACGATTAATACGTCTGGGCGGTTGCTCGTGCGGGCGACGCGCGTGGGCTCGGAGACGCAGTTGGCGCAGATGGCAGCGATGGTCGAGGCGGCGCAGACGGGCAAGGCACCGGTGCAGCGGCTAGCGGACCGGGTTTCGGGAGTGTTCGTGCCCGCCGTCATCGCGATCGCCGTGGTCACGCTCGGTGCGTGGTTGCTCACGGGGCACGGCGCGAGTGAGGCGGTCACGGCTGCGGTCGCCGTACTCATTATCGCGTGCCCGTGTGCGCTTGGCTTAGCGACGCCCACAGCGCTCCTGGTCGGCACGAGTGAAGGTGCCAAGGCGGGTGTGTTGCTGCGCGGCCCGGAGGTGCTGGAGTCGGCGCGGAAGGTCGACACGGTTGTGCTGGATAAGACCGGCACGGTGACTACGGGTGTGATGGAGTTGACGGAGGTTCCTCCCACTCCCGAAAATCTGGTGCCGCTTGCCGCTTCGGTGGAAGCGGCGTCGCACCACCCGATTGCGCAGGCAATTGTGCGTGCGGCGGATCCGGATTCCCTACTCCCGGTTTCTGATTTCCGGGATATTCCGGGAGTGGGGGTTGAGGGCACCGTAGACGGCCACCGCATCGAGGTCGGCCGCTCCGGGGAAAATTCCGGGAGTGGGGGGACGGTGGTTGCGGTGCGCCGCGACGGCGAGCTCCTGGGCACGTTGGAGGTGTCGGATTCGGTGAAGCCGACGTCGGCGGCTGCGGTCGCGAAATTCCGGGAGTGGGGAGTGCGGCCGATTCTGCTGACCGGCGACGCCGCCGGCCCTGCGTTTCGCGTTGCGGATAAGGTCGGTATTGCTCGCGAGGACGTGATTTCGGGAGTGATGCCGGAGGATAAGGTCGCGACGATTGAGAAGTTGCAGGCCAGCGGCGCGTCCGTGGCGATGGTCGGCGATGGCATTAATGATGCTGCGGCTCTTGCGCAGGCGGATTTGGGCATGGCGATGGGCACGGGCACCGATGTGGCGATGGAGGCCGCGGATATCACGCTGGTGCGTGGTGATTTGTTGGCGGCTGCGGATGCGCTGCGGTTGTCTCGCCGGACGCTCCGCACGATTCGGTCAAATCTTTTTTGGGCGTTTTTCTACAACGTTTTGGCAATTCCTGTCGCCGCACTGGGGTTGTTGAATCCGATGTTGGCTGGCGCTGCAATGGCGTTTTCGTCGGTTTTTGTGGTCGGCAACAGTCTGCGTCTGCGCGGTTTTCTCCGAGTCAAACAGAAAGTTAAAAAGGAGTAA
- a CDS encoding heavy-metal-associated domain-containing protein: MANQTFTVTGMTCGHCEASVREEVSELPGITDVQVDRSRNFLSVTSEADIDTAAVIAAVDEAGYKAVAN, encoded by the coding sequence ATGGCTAATCAAACTTTTACTGTTACTGGCATGACATGCGGGCACTGCGAGGCGTCGGTGCGGGAGGAAGTCTCTGAACTCCCGGGAATCACCGATGTCCAGGTTGACCGCTCCCGGAATTTCCTCTCCGTGACTTCGGAGGCAGACATCGACACCGCTGCCGTAATCGCAGCAGTGGATGAAGCTGGCTACAAGGCGGTCGCAAACTAA
- a CDS encoding HNH endonuclease signature motif containing protein, whose amino-acid sequence MTTLGLLSALATRGIDVLADLRAALPEKSTGHRELAASIGFDPFRLKRLLCCAERLFGTVEKDVDVESRDKAVAIARELKLSLDTVMQIDKRSGQLNNVEIREYYRLDFTRAAAAYDFEGLDTYMRTKVKELNRTDEPPQHLRAHVSRNPDIRGMKHLQVTGPANMIDDLVAPLTVRAAEIAKAHEDYTRDRCVGQALAERLAHGSEGPLDDVDKLRYQPALIVTAQDIVEYSPRFAATSNGSVLTPGQFVEALLADTGWVLVYDEHNTPTDLLPMHNPRLATEEQRIAMILDNPICAWPGCPRPAHAGQAHHLVARKNGGATTMENMVMTCKEHNAANDDDRQGLNGHLERDDGSGAVYRHPPSPHAPPEFNLAFPTALAGRAYSGYRQRE is encoded by the coding sequence ATGACGACATTGGGACTGCTCAGCGCGCTGGCGACACGGGGGATTGACGTGCTCGCCGACCTGCGCGCCGCACTCCCGGAAAAATCCACCGGGCACCGGGAGTTGGCGGCCAGCATCGGCTTCGACCCCTTCCGGCTCAAGCGCCTGCTGTGTTGCGCCGAGCGGCTGTTCGGCACCGTCGAGAAGGATGTTGATGTCGAATCCCGCGACAAAGCCGTCGCGATTGCCCGGGAGCTAAAGCTGTCGCTGGACACGGTCATGCAGATCGACAAGCGCTCCGGGCAGCTCAACAATGTCGAAATCCGGGAGTACTACCGCCTGGACTTCACCCGCGCCGCCGCGGCCTACGACTTCGAGGGCCTCGACACCTACATGCGGACCAAGGTCAAGGAGCTCAACCGCACCGACGAGCCGCCGCAGCACCTGCGCGCCCACGTCTCCCGGAATCCGGACATTCGCGGGATGAAGCACCTGCAGGTCACCGGTCCGGCGAACATGATTGACGACCTGGTCGCGCCGCTGACCGTGCGTGCAGCCGAAATCGCCAAAGCGCACGAGGACTACACCCGGGATCGGTGCGTCGGTCAAGCGCTGGCAGAGCGCCTGGCGCACGGGTCGGAAGGGCCGCTTGACGACGTCGATAAGCTCCGTTACCAGCCCGCGCTCATCGTAACCGCGCAAGACATCGTGGAGTACAGCCCGCGGTTTGCGGCGACCTCCAACGGCTCCGTCCTCACTCCCGGACAATTCGTCGAGGCGCTGCTCGCAGACACCGGCTGGGTGCTGGTCTACGACGAGCACAACACGCCGACCGACCTACTCCCGATGCACAACCCGCGCCTGGCGACGGAGGAGCAGCGCATTGCGATGATCCTCGACAACCCCATCTGCGCGTGGCCCGGGTGCCCGCGCCCCGCCCACGCCGGGCAGGCCCATCACCTGGTCGCCAGGAAAAACGGGGGCGCCACGACCATGGAAAACATGGTTATGACCTGCAAAGAGCACAACGCCGCCAACGATGACGACAGGCAAGGCCTCAACGGGCACCTCGAGCGTGACGACGGCTCCGGCGCGGTCTACCGTCACCCGCCGTCTCCGCACGCGCCGCCCGAATTCAACCTTGCCTTCCCGACAGCTCTCGCGGGGCGGGCCTACTCGGGCTACCGTCAGCGCGAATAG
- a CDS encoding AMP nucleosidase, giving the protein MQVRDSATPPFWPTEGEGDFYTDPAAAVDRLTEIHRAGMAYLIEQYTAATNGNSGSGPVRAYYPELRFTVPAGSAVEDVDPSLSHGFVDRPGVYATTITRPVMFRTYLIEQINDLLANHGGEVEVRVSDQPIPLRMCRGFDAAAEEAAGREGASASALAAVEKTFTPIDSACIDDTIADGEADYLGLPIKPLSLFTAQRIDLALQRLEHYTGSHAANIQRFVLFTNYQLHTDVFLEYAATLTPGNPRGYTALACPGGKRYDIGAIPTPGICRQHAHASQMPAYHLLRDDQCGITIIDIGVGPSNAKTITDCLAVTRPHCWMMVGHCAGLDGRMRIGDMILANGYDRADGVLDNYVPLEKPIPPIAEIQLAVTNALARVSGLSGDELKKRLRTGTVLSTSDRNWEWRSQTDLYRELQKSTAIGVEMESATIAANGYRFRVPYGALLSVSDMPLHDKPKLPKSAREFYQSSKEEHLMAAVRACEDMATAPDTLHSRKLRRPVGEVAFR; this is encoded by the coding sequence ATGCAGGTACGAGACTCCGCAACACCCCCGTTCTGGCCCACCGAGGGCGAAGGCGATTTCTACACCGACCCCGCCGCAGCCGTCGACCGGCTCACCGAAATCCACCGGGCAGGAATGGCCTACCTAATCGAGCAGTACACCGCCGCCACTAACGGAAATTCCGGGAGTGGGCCGGTGCGCGCCTACTACCCCGAACTACGCTTCACCGTCCCAGCCGGCAGCGCCGTCGAGGATGTCGACCCCTCCCTGTCACACGGCTTCGTCGACCGCCCGGGAGTGTACGCCACCACCATCACTCGCCCGGTGATGTTCCGCACCTACCTCATAGAGCAAATCAACGACCTGCTCGCCAACCACGGTGGCGAAGTCGAGGTGCGCGTCTCTGACCAGCCCATCCCACTCCGGATGTGCCGCGGCTTCGATGCGGCCGCCGAGGAAGCGGCGGGGAGGGAAGGAGCGTCGGCAAGCGCGTTGGCGGCAGTGGAGAAAACGTTCACCCCCATCGACTCCGCCTGCATTGACGACACCATCGCCGACGGCGAAGCCGACTACCTGGGCCTTCCCATCAAACCTTTGAGCCTCTTTACCGCCCAGCGCATCGACCTCGCCCTCCAGCGCCTCGAGCATTACACCGGGTCGCACGCCGCCAACATCCAGCGCTTCGTACTGTTCACCAACTACCAGCTGCACACCGACGTGTTCCTCGAGTACGCCGCCACCCTCACTCCCGGAAATCCCCGCGGATACACGGCGCTGGCGTGCCCGGGTGGGAAGCGCTACGACATCGGTGCCATCCCCACTCCCGGAATTTGCCGTCAGCACGCGCACGCCTCGCAGATGCCGGCGTACCACCTGCTTCGCGACGACCAATGCGGCATCACCATCATCGACATCGGCGTCGGCCCCTCGAATGCCAAGACCATCACCGATTGCCTCGCCGTCACGCGCCCGCACTGCTGGATGATGGTTGGACACTGTGCTGGCCTCGACGGCCGCATGCGCATCGGCGACATGATTCTCGCCAACGGCTACGACCGCGCCGACGGAGTCCTCGACAACTACGTGCCCCTGGAAAAGCCCATCCCGCCGATTGCGGAAATTCAGCTCGCCGTCACCAACGCGCTCGCCCGCGTCTCCGGACTTTCCGGCGATGAGCTGAAAAAGCGCCTACGCACCGGCACCGTGCTGTCGACCTCCGATCGCAACTGGGAGTGGCGCTCCCAGACCGACCTCTACCGGGAGCTGCAGAAATCCACCGCCATCGGCGTCGAAATGGAATCCGCCACCATCGCCGCCAACGGCTACCGCTTCCGCGTGCCCTACGGCGCGCTGCTCAGCGTCTCCGACATGCCACTGCACGACAAACCCAAACTCCCGAAATCTGCCCGCGAGTTCTACCAATCCTCCAAGGAGGAGCACCTCATGGCCGCCGTGCGCGCGTGCGAGGACATGGCCACCGCTCCCGACACCCTCCACTCCCGGAAGTTGCGTCGGCCGGTGGGAGAGGTTGCGTTCCGGTAG
- a CDS encoding Nramp family divalent metal transporter yields MTSSSEKNRKPMMSLLGPAFVAAIAYVDPGNVAANLSAGASYGYLLLWVLVVSNLMAMVVQYLSAKYGLVTGRSLTAGVADRFGSNRPGRLAYWVQAEIVAAATDVAEIIGGATALYLLFGTPMLLGGVIVGVVSLGLLLLQGGRSQRTFEGVIVAFLLVITVGFLAGLFVTGLSLGEMANGILPRFQGAHTVVLAASMLGATVMPHAVYLHSGLVRDREYKVEDDASLRQHLRATRIDVFGALVLAGSVNIGMLCLAAEALPGVEGTDSIEGAHAAVTSALGPVVGILFGVGLLASGLASSSVGCYAGDLIMRDLLKVHVPMLVRRIVTIIPALLIIASGAEPTWALVLSQVVLSIGIPFALVPLVYMTSSRAEMGIWANTPLLRRVAWVICGLIIALNVALVVLVLMGKG; encoded by the coding sequence ACCTGTCTGCGGGCGCGAGCTACGGGTATCTGCTGCTGTGGGTGCTGGTGGTGTCCAACCTCATGGCGATGGTTGTGCAGTACCTGTCGGCGAAGTACGGCCTGGTGACGGGGCGGTCGCTGACTGCAGGTGTTGCCGACCGCTTTGGTTCGAACCGGCCGGGGCGACTGGCGTACTGGGTGCAGGCCGAAATCGTGGCAGCAGCGACGGATGTGGCGGAAATTATTGGTGGTGCCACCGCGCTGTATCTGCTTTTCGGGACGCCGATGCTGCTCGGTGGTGTCATTGTTGGTGTGGTCTCGCTGGGGCTGTTGCTGCTGCAGGGTGGGCGTTCGCAACGCACTTTTGAAGGCGTGATTGTGGCGTTCCTGCTGGTCATTACGGTGGGGTTCCTGGCCGGCCTGTTTGTTACGGGCTTGAGCCTCGGGGAGATGGCCAACGGAATTCTGCCACGCTTCCAAGGCGCGCACACCGTGGTACTGGCGGCGTCCATGCTGGGCGCGACCGTGATGCCGCATGCGGTCTACCTGCACTCCGGGCTGGTGCGCGACCGCGAGTACAAGGTGGAAGATGACGCTTCGCTGCGCCAACACCTGCGTGCCACGCGTATCGATGTCTTCGGTGCCCTCGTGCTGGCCGGGTCGGTGAATATCGGCATGCTGTGTCTTGCGGCCGAAGCGCTTCCGGGAGTGGAGGGGACTGACTCCATCGAAGGTGCCCACGCTGCCGTGACCAGCGCACTTGGTCCCGTGGTGGGCATACTTTTCGGCGTTGGGCTGCTGGCCTCCGGGCTGGCGTCGTCCTCTGTCGGCTGCTACGCCGGCGACCTGATTATGCGTGACCTGTTGAAAGTACACGTGCCGATGCTGGTGCGCCGCATAGTCACCATCATTCCGGCGCTGCTCATTATCGCCAGCGGTGCGGAGCCGACCTGGGCGCTGGTGCTCAGTCAGGTGGTGCTGTCGATTGGTATCCCGTTTGCGCTGGTCCCGCTGGTGTACATGACCTCCTCGCGTGCCGAGATGGGCATCTGGGCCAACACCCCACTACTGCGCCGGGTCGCGTGGGTTATCTGCGGACTCATCATCGCGCTCAACGTGGCGCTGGTGGTCCTGGTGCTGATGGGGAAGGGGTAG